In Centroberyx gerrardi isolate f3 chromosome 7, fCenGer3.hap1.cur.20231027, whole genome shotgun sequence, the sequence GTTGGCTTTGGACATGGATGAGTCCGCCTTAACCTTATCTGAACAAATCTGGTTCAAAAGAACACAGTCAAGCTTTGTAGTGACTGCAGATGCTTTTTAGAGAAATTATTTTGGTCACAATTGTGCATTGCGCCATACTGAATGGTCTAAGCAACCGGTTtctaaagacattttttttgtgttcatcTTCATTACATTCAAAAAGCATGCAATCCTATCACAGGAAAGATGCATAATTTGGACATTTTAAAAAAGCTACCACTCTACTATATTACACTCTACTATTCAAACACTCTACACTCTAAATTCTAGGCTTGAACTGTTGAGAAATAGTTGCTCGACAACAGCAGGTAGCCTGCCTCATTCTTTTCCCATCCGGCATGGTCTTCCCTGGCCAGAAATATTTTGGGAATCTGTAATCGTACACCTCTAATCCAGCAAGAGCAGAGGAGACAGGTGGAAAAGGAGCACAGGCTCAAGATGGCTGGAGAGTCTGCAGCGGGAGTTGTTACTGATGAAAGAGATGCATGGCTGAAGAGATGCTGTAAGTAAATGTGAGGATAATGTACAAGGCGTGTGAGAGAGACGCTTAATGTTTAAACACTGGGGTGAAGCACAGCAGAAGTTGTGAAGCAGCTGGTTGTTGAAGAGAggccaaacaagaccttgagaACAGACAGAGTtcgggagaaagacagaaaagaagtgAAGAAAACGGAAACAACAGGAAGGAGCTTGGAAAAGGGTCACGACTGTAAGGCGGAGATCACAGTGGAGGGTTTGGGGTTGGGGAAAagatagaaaagaaaagatagaggaagaggaatTAGGGTAGTGGAAATCccggaaggagagagagatggagagatggagaggaagaaatgatggagacacacactcacacacacactcacgcacacacacatcccataaTTAGCATGCTAACAGGCAGTTAAATGTCCCACACAAAGGCTCACTGTTGAGCCCCGGCTGCTCACTTTGGAGACAATGCACAATAGGAGTCAGTAGGAGCCCCCAAATCACCCTAATAGCCGACGCGGCCCACCACCGTGTCTTCTTTTTTATCACCCCACCGatcacactcattcactcactcactgacgaACTAATGAAAAAGCGATAGCCTCGAGGCCCGCAGTTACCAAACAGCTTGCCCCTTCCTCCTCGTTTGCCTCTTTTCATCTTTGCACCCTCTGACAGAAATGCCTCTCCGGCTCTCCCAAGGATCAGAGGTCCGACTTGTGGGCCGCTTTGCTGTCGGATCGGGTCAGGCTGGGACGGGCCTACATGGGAAGAGCCACAGACAAAGAGACGGGGGGTTATAATTAAAGGGAGATCGAGACAGGAGGGCCGCGAAGGGCCGAAAGGGGAAGTGGCTTATTAGCCTGACAGAGGGTGATTTTAACTTGATTAaaatctggagagagagaaaaagagagagatgaaggaaaaTGATTTAATTACGGGATAGGGACATGGAATGACTGAAAAGAAATGGGCATGCTTCACATGCTGATATAAGGACAGTGTCTTTTGTTGCATAGCGAAGGAAGTTACCCGCTGGTAAACACAGCTGTGAGCGGTTTCTGTCCAAAGCGCTGTCTCAGTACCACTGATATCCTCGCCGTATCAGAGATCAGGACACGCAGCGTGCTTCCTGGCTTAACTGCAGCGCTGTATTAGAAGGGAGATCCCTGACAAGCGCTCCTGTGTGCTGCTGCGTGTTCGCCGCAGCAGCATTTCAAAGAGGCTGATGGTGCGTCAACGCTGGCGATGAGCCTGGGTTTGTCTGCGCCGGGGTTTAGCCTTGCTGACCCCTGGTCAAATTCCTCCGCGGCACAACAGGCCATCTACCAATACCTGGGAGCTGTAAGGGCCTGCGTGTTCGGCAGCAGTTTTGCAGCGTAATTACTCTAAAGGAGAGGTTACAGAAATTTGTAGTTTTGTTCACTGGCTCCTGGCCAAATCCCCCCTGAGATATTTATCCAGCCATCCTCTAAGAAAAGGTAACTTCTCCCTCAGAGATTGGGAGgctgtaaaatgtatttgataGTGTGGTGTTTGTAGCAAAAATGCCTAGTAGGAGATCTATTAGAGAGATCTATTTCTGAGATATGTATACATATAATTATGCATTTAACTACAGTTTCTGGCTAATAGCGTCTGGCCACAGGGACTACAGTTGAAAAGTAACCAGTTGGCTAACACTGGCACATTTACCCTCGGGTcaattaatgtgcactgtccctgtttaaaaataaatacataaatgaaattaaatgaaatatgtAAACTTTTGATCTTTGATTTGCAGTCAgactcccttgctctctcttatTCTGTTCATCATCTATTAAGACCAGGTGAATGCAGCTTCAGAGATTTGAAAGCctttattattttatagttATTGTGCAGCTCTGTGGCATTTCCAATATTTCACAGATGCAAGAAATGACTGTATATCTGCATGAATGATATttggctacgttcacactgcaggctttAGTGctcaattctgattttttttttttgctcagatccgatttttttgttcacattcattttgaaagtgATCCATATCTGATATCAGGTTAAACGGACCTCCATCCTGAAATGACCCGCATGTGCAAATGAACAGCAACAAAAGATGTCACGTCTGGACAGTCTGACACGGAAGCCGGTGGAATTACGGTCCAGAAAAGACGCGTTATGCAGCCATGACCGCTCCGTTGTTCAGTCTTTCACCTCCTTGAACTTGGCGTTGAGGGTCTTCATCTCTCATTGACACTGCAGCCAAGTTCACTTGTGGCCCCGCTTGCCTACTTCTACTTGCAATTGTTTCGAACACTGGTCGATTACGATATGTCCCCTGTAGTTTTGGTTGAATGGAGGCATCGCTCCAAAAACTAATTAAATTTGCGACCTCCCTGCCTCTCCACTGGCTGCTTGAATTGTTGTCCTCCATGTTTTTTCTAGGCAAATGGACGCAGAGTTATGGTGGCAGCGGTCCGTCCCATGCAGAGTGACGTCAAAACCACATTTCCAAATTCTAATCTGGCAGTTCAGACTGCGGTCGCATGGCCGCAGATCAGATATGTGATTTATAATGTGGTCCTAATcagaaattaaaattaaaagatcagattccaagtgatttttttctttcacattgCACTAAAAACATCAGATTTGTGTCCCGTAGGAAGGAAAAGAAtctgaattgggacactttcagctgcagtgtgaacatggCTTTAGTTCACTGGTTTCTGGTTAAATACCTGTGTCTATTTATCATCGTCTGTCCAGATCAGGTTGTTTGTTACTTGATATTGGCCAGCAGCAGACCTAAGTAAGAGGCAGCTGTGAGGTTAGAGAAGTGAAATAGAGTGAGCAAGGCTGTCAGTTTGAATCCGGGCGGCTCGACGATCTCTGAATGTaacagtgtgggtgtgtggcaGGAAGTCACTGAGAGAGGCAAGAGtgcttagtttagttttaatGGTTTTAATGAATAGATCAGATAGTGGAGTAGGAGGCTGTATAGGGTAGAAAAATACTATGATGAAAGACCAGAACATTCAAAGTTGTTTGAAAAGGCCTTGTGCTGAGTAAAAAAAGAGTGCTCAGTTAATAGACTGTGGGTGCTTAAAGGTAAAAAAAGAGAAGCCTTACAGTTTTAGGCTCCATGCCATAGCTTGTTTGTCTCTTGTCATTATTATTAAGTCCATTTGAAAGACAGTTGGCATAATATACCATTTCATGCTTTCAAACTATGCTATTAAGCACAACCCATCGTCTCCCTGTTGCTCTTCTGCCTTGCTCCGTTTTGATTTGGACGCAGACGATCTACCAGTATCAATGATACTTGACTGTGAATCATTGCTTAATGAAGACGCCTTTGAACATCCGGAAGTCACTTGCATTATGATTTATACCACAGAGAGCTTTCTTTAATGGTCATAAAAAGTAAATGTTTGCGATGTCTACAGCACCCTTCAGTTTTTGTAGTTTATTTCCCCTCATTTGTTGTCCATTGTTGCTTGAAAAGGAGTTTTCTTCAAAAACCCTTTGATAGGGCATGAAAAATCAAATCAGAAACACTACTGTAAATCTACAGGATAACATGGAGACTGAACAAATATAACCTTTCCTCATGCTAGCTTGCTGAGAGCGACAGCTTTGTGAGACTAACTTAACCTTAGCTTCGTTCATACTGTAAACAACCAGCAACAACTTACATAGAGGAAGGAACCATTCTAGACTATctgaacatattttttttattggatgGAGGAGCCAGGTGGGCACCAAGGGCTAGAGGGAAATCCATTTACATGTAGAGACTCAGATATGGGAATATAGACCTGAGCAAAAATATATCAGAATATGGTAGcaaatattttcattattttagacATGCCACTTATTCATCTTGCCAGAAATCTATATGGTCTAAAAAAAACTGGTGCATTATACTTTTGAGATAAGAGAAATCAAGCACTCTCCATGCAAGTACTCAGAATGCACCCAATAATAATTTTGCCAAGGCCTATGATGGCATGACTCCTCAGTGGCATATATATGCTCAGATTTTGGTCTTATTCTGGTGTATTGACCTGTTGAAATGTGTTATAAATACACCATACCGAATGAAAAGGGAAAAGCAGGCAACTTGTTGTGCTAATACAGTTCTAAAACAGTGTTATTGCAAAACTTCAGTATTTttccacaggttaatacacaggaTAATACACTGGAATGAGGTCATTGTAACGTGTCACCAAACATTTCATTGCACAGTCTTCATATTTTCCATATCTTGTCATTTTgaaattggagaaaaaaaatagttctCTCTATATAATGTAATTCTTCCAATTCTGAAAAACGTTTAAGCAGGTAAAAGATGCAGAATAAAAAAGGCATAATACTTTTGTTCTATAGGATGTGAAAATTGAATGCTCCATATCACAAAAAATCTGTGGATGCAGATTCAACCTTATTATTCAAAGTTCATGATCTAAGTTTTAACTACAACAGCATGTTGTGCCTCATTTCCAGTGATGGCTGGACACTGGACCTCATGCACCACTAGAGGGAACATATggctcagtgtttcccctgaaGCCCGCGATGATAGAAGAAGCTTCAGAGGCATCTAGTGGCACCAGATGAGCACAGCAAACTGAACAGCTTCACATTCCTTAGAGTTTAAAGAGCTCAAACAGTATTTTGAAAAGAGaccatttttgtgttttttttcttttttttttaccaggatGACAACAATTTCAAAGTTTCAACAATGACAGAAACAACCaaaattatataaatatttatttgcAACATCAAAAGGTATACAAGGAAGAATAAAGTGctttgtacttttgttttcttttcaagcTTGTTCCAATCAGGACAATAGTTTGTTcagtgcaattttttttttgtatccaaGCAGGGGGTTGAAAATCACCAAAGGTTTACAAAGCAGGAAGACTTAGCAGCAAAGAACAGATAACAAAATACTGTACCATATTACAACTTCATCTGTTAAACAAAATGGCATTTACATTGGTTGTTATCCTGCGCTCAAGTTGGCTGTCCGTCTGTGCTCATGTTGATGAGTTCAGCATCAACTCCTAATAGATTTAAGAGCCAACATAAATTACGAATTATGAAAAGTGTGACTGTTATATGTTTGTCAATAGAAAACCTTTTCAGTATGCTTAATAAAGTTCTGGATATTTAGCGAATCGCAGGTTTGCACTGGAAAATTAGACAATGTAAATTTAAAAAGCTATCAATATCAAATGCCTGATGCTCAGATGCCCACATTCTCACTACAAtcacttattctctctctctctctctctctctctctctctctctcacacacacacacacacacacacacacacacacacacacacacagatacacacctGCTGAAGCGATATAATCAGCAAAAACTAattcacaaatgaaaaatgatggGAACAGGTGCAGTTAAGAGGCAGAGGTACATCGTTCAGGAAGCCCGCATATATATGGGATGAGCAAAACTGCATGAGATCCAAAGCTAACAGGGGAAAAATCCACACATAATCCCAATTGTTGCCCTCCAAATCTTAGTCAAGTAGCATTTATACATGATACTTGGAGTTTGTTTCAGTCAACTtagagtaccagatgggtgggatttgccacataggacaatacaatgaATATGGAAAGTTTAAATGATCACAGGTATTTAGTATACCTTCTCTGTGATTGACACTTTTATGGAACTTACTTGAATTGTCCCATCTGGTCGTCCCAGCGTGTTGACCCAGCTCTGTTGCCCTCCCGCTAGAATAGAGAGCAACTATACTTTATCTTATCTATTATACAACCAGCATAACATTCTTAGTTCACTGCAATCCACATGATATAGTTACACAACTTTTAATTCAGGTAGGCTTTATCCTCAATATCCCTATTGCACGTTTCCGGAGGTTGTATTCCTTGACCTGGCATTGTAGGCTACTGCAGACATTGCCTTCATCCCTTTGTTTCCTGTTGTGCTTTACAATGGCTTATATCTTTCTATTATCAGTCAAAGACAACGAGTGCACTTAGGCTACATGCACCTCGGTATCCCAAATATTAACTCAGACAGCAGAGGTGCTCTGCATCACACTTTCCAACTCCAAACCTTTGGcgaacaacaacagcagcactaACATGAATCAAAGCCACTTCTCAGTCTTGTTTCTGTTATCCCTGGTTCAACCTCcacaagaaacaaacaaaccaaccaaaAAGTTTTGAAGTGATcaataaagtaaacaaaaagtCTACTTGACTTCAAATTGATTGTACAAAAAGGTGAATATTCAATAGTTTCAACGTCTCAAATCCATGGGTTActaaatgaaatatgaatgttcagttgtgttttcaacattcactcaAAACCAATtttaagaagaaaaagaaattggaTTTATAACATCAGACATCCTGCATTGCAGTAAATCAAGACATCTGTCAGTAGTTATTTTTCAAGCTAACTACCTTATTCAGAAAAATACTCCTTCAGCTATAATGATTGTACTTAGAATGGTCTTGTTGGTATACTGCACAGCAAAATCAAATACAGTAGTTATTCACTGATGCATACTAAAATACCTAGATGAAGgagtttttatattttacaggGAAAAATTTGACGAAACAGCCAGACTCACCAAAAAATAGTGCAAATAGCAGACTTTGCAAGGAACTATTGCAGGCATGATGACCAATGAAATCAATGAACAACAATCAACTTATGTAGCATAAATTGTCCCCACTTTGATATACAGTGCATCTTAAAATTGAGCATTGCAGTCTCGAGTTCACTCTTCTTCAAAAAGGAAGAGAATTCCACCAAAATGTCTATTGCTTTCATAAAATCTCTCATTTatattcacagaaaaaaagaaaaatgaaactcTAAAATCTAATTCTAGATTAACTTGCAACTATGCTAAATCTAAATACATTAATCATGTCTAAAATATGACTCAAGTTTCTGGACTTTTTTTTCTGGTAATTTCTATTGTGCTTTCCTTTGGTTGTCAAATCAATGTCTTAGAGTCTTAATCTAAAGGGAGCCAGAAGTCTGTCAGCGCTTTCTCAGAGATCCTTTGTCATCTTACAGAGTCAGTCACGTTGTTTGTTATTGCTCTTCAATAAATGTCACCAGATGCTTTTGCCAAAAGTTATCAGGATTTAGAAAAaaatctcttctttttcttaacTTGTATTCCTCACGAGAAGAGCAAATGTCACACAGGCTTGAGTTCAAATGTAAAACAATACTGGCAAGGCAAAAGGGTTTAAATTTCTGTACATCTAATCTAGAGCCGAACATGCGAAGTACATAAGGGAGCAATCCCTCTTGAAGACCAAGTCACTGTAGGTCTGTTCAAAATGAGGGATTTGTGGGTGGAAGAAGAGGGACGCGGGAGACTGTACCCTCCCTCCGCTCTTTAGATCTCTGGTTCATTCTTATAGGTCACTGGATCAAGAGGGATGGTAGTCTGTAGGATGTCAAACTCCATCTGGTTATTGTCCATGTCCAGAACACACATGACGTTTTGACTGCCTGATGTCATGGTCGCAGTGTCCTGGAACATATTTTGGAAGTCTACAGAAACCGAAgtcctccgctcctcctccctctccttccccccgaTCTGAGTGGAGTCAAAGATGTCGTCCTCTTCGTCCCCGCAGCTCAGCGCCATCTCGTTCTCGTAGCAGAAGGCGCTCAGTGACCGCGGGATCAAATCGTGCGTGGATCTGGACGCAGACACGCGAGAGGTAGCGGAGGAGGGCCGGCTGGCGGCCTCGTCGAGCTCTTTGGCGCTGAGGGGGGGCGTTGACGGCACCTCGTAGGTGTTGTGGAAGCGGGCGTAGTCCACCTTGTAGCGGTCCCGGTCCTCGTAGATCACAGGCTCAAACCTGTGGCCCCAGAAGATCTCCCTGGAAAGGTAGGAGCTGCGGAACTGGGTGGTCATGGCTGTGGCCTCCACCATCCCCTCCAGGATCACCACGATCTCAAATTCGTCTGACTCCAGATCGGCTTTGCTTAATGTATACAAGGGGCTGTCTTTATCTATCTCATGGATTATAACCAGGGGGGACACCAGAAACAGCCTGTCTATGCCCTCATCGTAACCCACATTGAGGTCCATCTGCTCCATGGGGATGAACTCGCCCTCGGCCGTGACGTACGGACGTATGAGTTGGGCTCGGACGTGAGCCTCCACGATGTGGCTCTTCCGCAGGTTGCCCACCCTCCACATGAGGCACAGCTTGCCATCGCGCAGGGAAATGACAGCGTTTTTGGAGAACATGAGGGTCTGGTTCCTCTTCTTAGGCCGCGCCATCTTGGCCATGATGGTGCCAATCATGAAAGAGTCAATGATGCAGCCCACGATGGACTGGATCACCACTGTCAGTATAGCAACCGGGCACTCCTCGGTGACACAGCGCCAGCCGTAGCCGATGGTGGTCTGGGTCTCCATGGAGAACAAGAGCGCCCCAACAAATCCCTGGACATGAAGTAGGCACGGCATCCTCTGTCCTGGACCCACACCGGCTGCACTGTATCCGGTGCCCACTCCGTGCTGCATCCCCATCGTCAGACCATCGCCCTTCACCGCGGGGTGCTCATCAAAGTCCCCGTGGGCCAGGGAGACAGTGTAAAAGATGATGCCGAAGAAAAGCCAGG encodes:
- the kcnj4 gene encoding ATP-sensitive inward rectifier potassium channel 12; amino-acid sequence: MGSSRANRYSIVSDILPDEERRKISSLGLHNGHGSPSIQLHSACETETEDSSRRSGATSTATSSTRGQGGMNNYNGKILTRGSSQLRSRFVKKNGQCNVVFTNLEEKRQRYLADIFTTCVDIRWRYLFLIFCCSFIVSWLFFGIIFYTVSLAHGDFDEHPARMPCLLHVQGFVGALLFSMETQTTIGYGWRCVTEECPVAILTVVIQSIVGCIIDSFMIGTIMAKMARPKKRNQTLMFSKNAVISLRDGKLCLMWRVGNLRKSHIVEAHVRAQLIRPYVTAEGEFIPMEQMDLNVGYDEGIDRLFLVSPLVIIHEIDKDSPLYTLSKADLESDEFEIVVILEGMVEATAMTTQFRSSYLSREIFWGHRFEPVIYEDRDRYKVDYARFHNTYEVPSTPPLSAKELDEAASRPSSATSRVSASRSTHDLIPRSLSAFCYENEMALSCGDEEDDIFDSTQIGGKEREEERRTSVSVDFQNMFQDTATMTSGSQNVMCVLDMDNNQMEFDILQTTIPLDPVTYKNEPEI